Proteins from a single region of Chitinibacter bivalviorum:
- a CDS encoding tail fiber protein, with amino-acid sequence MARATRRRNTPVIGSINTYTGKRKVAGEILHFAGSTPPVGTLACNGQLVSRTTYSNLFAAIGVTYGAGDGSTTFAVPDLRGEFIRSLDGGRGIDAGRALGSAQAATEISNYVHSDGGTPGALAAESVPITNSDGVGANIATPNGNYYFSAANSTNGGSAFSTASKIRPRNIAMLACIYY; translated from the coding sequence ATGGCCCGCGCAACACGGCGACGCAATACGCCAGTGATTGGCTCAATCAACACCTACACAGGAAAGCGAAAAGTGGCTGGAGAAATTCTACATTTTGCAGGCTCAACGCCACCAGTTGGCACGCTGGCGTGTAACGGCCAGCTTGTCAGCCGTACCACCTATTCAAATCTATTTGCCGCCATTGGCGTGACGTATGGCGCTGGCGACGGCTCAACGACCTTTGCCGTTCCTGATCTGCGTGGGGAATTCATCCGCAGCTTGGACGGTGGGCGCGGCATTGACGCAGGGCGAGCACTGGGATCTGCGCAAGCTGCGACGGAGATTTCAAACTATGTTCACTCGGACGGTGGAACACCTGGAGCCCTTGCTGCTGAATCTGTGCCAATTACAAACTCTGACGGCGTTGGGGCAAACATTGCAACGCCAAACGGAAATTATTATTTCAGCGCAGCAAATTCAACTAATGGCGGTTCTGCTTTTTCAACCGCGTCAAAAATTCGCCCCCGCAACATCGCCATGCTGGCCTGCATCTATTACTAA
- a CDS encoding major capsid protein P2 produces MTQLKKMPPVQNVIANNMATLTLPLSETFERLVCVLGGTFTKAMILNIRVKLNGKVIHDCTGADLDVMNNYNGLASNASILSIDFSELFARDAVWQSVGAIGTASDNVQSLMVEFDIGAATNPTLTVFANVSGPKILAGINKLSKATMNIAAGNVKTPLPVAFGASGGALIKRIYIKSANMTALEVKRNGVVIHDSIKAVNDFYQQENKKVPQTGWYIFDAVVENNGNDMIDVTNNDPNNKTFSFEVNVTLSASEFITYYVETIDVLGNC; encoded by the coding sequence ATGACCCAACTTAAAAAAATGCCGCCAGTGCAAAACGTGATTGCCAATAATATGGCAACGCTGACTTTGCCATTGTCGGAAACCTTCGAGCGTTTGGTATGTGTCCTGGGCGGCACGTTCACCAAAGCAATGATTTTGAATATTCGCGTTAAATTGAACGGCAAAGTTATTCACGATTGCACCGGCGCTGACCTGGATGTAATGAACAACTACAACGGCCTGGCTTCCAATGCCTCAATTTTGTCGATCGACTTTTCCGAGCTGTTCGCTCGCGATGCGGTTTGGCAATCAGTCGGCGCAATCGGCACGGCTTCGGATAACGTGCAGTCTCTGATGGTTGAATTCGACATCGGCGCGGCGACTAACCCGACGCTGACCGTATTTGCCAACGTATCAGGCCCTAAAATTCTTGCGGGCATTAACAAGCTGTCAAAAGCCACAATGAATATTGCGGCGGGCAACGTAAAAACGCCTTTGCCGGTGGCGTTTGGTGCATCTGGCGGCGCGTTGATTAAGCGCATTTACATCAAGTCGGCAAACATGACCGCGCTTGAAGTGAAGCGAAACGGCGTTGTGATCCACGACTCAATCAAGGCCGTGAACGACTTCTACCAGCAAGAAAACAAAAAAGTGCCACAAACAGGCTGGTACATTTTCGACGCGGTAGTTGAAAACAACGGTAATGACATGATCGACGTTACCAACAACGACCCAAACAACAAAACATTCAGCTTTGAAGTGAATGTCACGTTAAGCGCGTCTGAGTTCATCACTTATTACGTTGAAACCATCGACGTTTTAGGCAACTGCTAA
- a CDS encoding helix-turn-helix transcriptional regulator: protein MLDFETLLLAMKSRLNTDSATQVAISIGVDRTSISNIVNKRRSVGPDIARKISSFLNVPLPVIYSAIMYSDAPTREEMAGWLAAYTACKGFDYEKEIREEIAKKPLLAA, encoded by the coding sequence ATGCTGGATTTTGAGACGCTACTTTTAGCAATGAAATCAAGGCTTAACACGGACTCTGCAACACAGGTTGCGATCAGTATTGGGGTCGATAGAACCTCAATTTCAAACATCGTCAATAAACGACGATCGGTCGGGCCAGATATAGCGCGGAAAATTTCATCATTTCTTAATGTACCCTTGCCAGTAATTTACTCGGCGATAATGTATTCAGATGCGCCGACACGGGAAGAAATGGCGGGTTGGCTGGCGGCCTATACGGCCTGCAAAGGCTTTGATTATGAAAAGGAAATAAGGGAAGAAATCGCAAAAAAGCCCCTACTGGCGGCCTAG
- a CDS encoding lytic transglycosylase domain-containing protein, giving the protein MAVNGKRLFVLALAGVGAYWLIASRTMQKGEAATENGFFVPDVFGFLKASLNDAGNYLQDAFDLANSDFRTSVTSGRGNQFVGVIEKIGEAKGLPPFLLSRIAYQESRFRPDATNPSGARGMFQINKITQLEMSRQMAKQFDPFNWQQAAEGAAVYLAYLYAKFGTWLLAVAAYNAGPGTLQKNMAANGGKWNPATMPQAEQRVYALQVMADIPADY; this is encoded by the coding sequence ATGGCGGTGAACGGAAAACGCCTTTTTGTGCTGGCCCTGGCGGGAGTCGGGGCGTATTGGCTGATCGCATCACGCACTATGCAAAAGGGCGAAGCGGCAACAGAAAACGGGTTTTTTGTGCCTGATGTGTTTGGGTTTTTGAAAGCGTCATTGAATGATGCGGGTAATTATTTACAGGATGCATTCGACTTGGCTAATTCAGACTTTAGAACAAGTGTCACCAGTGGGCGCGGCAATCAATTTGTCGGCGTAATCGAAAAAATCGGTGAGGCAAAAGGCTTGCCGCCTTTCTTGCTTTCGCGGATTGCCTATCAGGAATCGCGGTTTAGACCTGATGCAACAAACCCAAGCGGGGCGCGTGGCATGTTTCAGATTAACAAAATCACGCAGCTAGAAATGTCTCGTCAAATGGCTAAACAGTTTGACCCGTTCAACTGGCAGCAAGCAGCCGAAGGCGCTGCGGTTTACCTGGCTTATTTGTATGCGAAATTTGGAACTTGGCTTCTTGCTGTGGCTGCCTATAACGCTGGCCCAGGCACTTTGCAAAAGAATATGGCGGCAAATGGCGGCAAATGGAATCCAGCCACAATGCCGCAAGCCGAACAGCGAGTTTATGCGCTGCAAGTGATGGCTGATATTCCAGCGGATTATTAA
- the adhE gene encoding bifunctional acetaldehyde-CoA/alcohol dehydrogenase — MTVTNVQELDALVARVKKAQQLFSTFSQQQVDEIFRVAALAAADARLPLSKMAVAETGMGIVEDKVIKNHFASEYIYNAYKNEKTCGILSVDDAFGTMTIAEPIGIICGIVPTTNPTSTAIFKALIALKTRNGIIFSPHPRARKSTCEAARLVLEAAVSAGAPRDIIGWIDEPTVDLSNHLMKHPDLNLILATGGPGMVKAAYSSGKPAIGVGAGNTPVVIDETADIKRAVASILMSKTFDNGVVCASEQSVIIVDSIYDQVKERFNANGGYILNKKETEAVRKVILTNGNLNANIVGQSALKIADMAGIKVPPYTKVLIGEVTSVGEEEAFAHEKLSPTLAMYRAKDFFDAVHKAEALVALGGIGHTSSLYTDQDLQGERIAYFGDKMKTARILINTPSSQGGIGDLYNFKLAPSLTLGCGSWGGNSISENVGPKHLINKKTVAKRAENMLWHKLPKSIYFRRGSLSVALEELSTKKRAAIVTDRYLFNNGYVDETIRILKQNGLEVEVFHEVEADPTLAVVRKGVAMLNSFKPDVIIALGGGSPMDAAKIMWVMYEHPEVAFEDLALRFMDIRKRIYKFPKMGIKAELIAIPTTSGTGSEVTPFAVVTDEKTGMKYPIADYELTPNMAIVDSNLVMNMPKSLTAFGGIDAVTHALEAYVSVLANEFSDPQALQALKLLKQHLPSSYANGANDPKAREGVHNAATIAGVAFANAFLGVCHSMAHKIGAEFHLAHGLANALLISNVIRYNAVDIPTKQTAFSQYDRPQAKCRYADIAEHLGLPGKNDDQKVAALIAWVDELKGQLNIPMSIKDAGVNEADFLAKVDRIAEEAFDDQCTGANPRFPLITELKQVLLDSFYGREYKETYGQ, encoded by the coding sequence ATGACTGTTACAAACGTTCAAGAACTCGATGCACTAGTAGCTCGCGTTAAAAAAGCGCAGCAACTGTTTTCTACTTTTTCCCAGCAGCAAGTTGACGAAATTTTCCGCGTAGCGGCATTGGCTGCTGCCGATGCACGTTTGCCATTGTCAAAAATGGCCGTTGCTGAAACAGGCATGGGTATTGTTGAAGATAAAGTAATCAAAAATCACTTTGCATCTGAATATATCTATAACGCGTACAAAAATGAAAAAACCTGCGGCATTTTGTCGGTGGATGATGCATTTGGCACCATGACCATCGCTGAGCCGATCGGGATTATCTGCGGTATCGTACCAACTACGAACCCAACTTCAACGGCCATTTTCAAAGCGTTGATTGCTCTGAAAACACGTAACGGCATTATCTTTAGCCCACACCCACGTGCACGCAAATCTACATGTGAAGCTGCGCGCTTGGTATTGGAAGCTGCCGTATCTGCGGGTGCGCCACGTGACATTATCGGCTGGATTGATGAGCCAACAGTTGATTTGTCGAATCATTTGATGAAACACCCAGACTTGAACCTGATCTTGGCAACGGGTGGTCCAGGCATGGTTAAAGCGGCGTATAGCTCTGGCAAGCCTGCTATTGGTGTAGGTGCGGGCAATACCCCTGTAGTTATTGATGAAACTGCGGATATTAAACGTGCCGTTGCTTCGATCTTGATGTCTAAAACATTCGACAATGGCGTGGTGTGTGCGTCTGAGCAGTCCGTCATTATCGTAGATAGCATTTACGACCAAGTGAAAGAACGCTTTAACGCCAACGGTGGTTATATTCTGAACAAGAAAGAAACCGAAGCTGTGCGTAAAGTGATTCTGACTAATGGCAATTTGAACGCGAATATCGTAGGCCAATCAGCACTGAAAATCGCTGACATGGCTGGCATCAAAGTACCTCCTTACACCAAAGTATTGATTGGTGAAGTCACTTCGGTTGGCGAAGAAGAAGCATTTGCTCACGAGAAGCTCTCCCCTACTCTGGCGATGTACCGCGCGAAAGATTTCTTCGACGCTGTACACAAAGCTGAAGCCTTGGTGGCGTTGGGTGGTATTGGCCATACTTCATCGCTGTATACCGACCAAGACTTGCAAGGTGAGCGTATCGCTTACTTTGGCGACAAAATGAAAACGGCCCGTATTTTGATTAATACACCGTCTTCTCAAGGTGGTATCGGTGACTTGTACAACTTCAAACTCGCACCTTCGCTGACTTTGGGTTGTGGTTCTTGGGGCGGCAACTCGATTTCAGAAAACGTTGGCCCAAAACACTTGATCAACAAGAAAACTGTCGCCAAGCGAGCTGAAAATATGTTGTGGCATAAACTCCCAAAAAGCATCTATTTCCGTCGTGGTAGCTTGTCTGTAGCGCTGGAAGAATTGTCGACCAAAAAACGCGCGGCCATCGTGACCGACCGTTACTTGTTTAATAACGGTTATGTGGATGAAACGATCCGCATCTTGAAACAAAACGGCTTGGAAGTTGAAGTGTTCCACGAAGTTGAGGCTGATCCAACGCTTGCCGTAGTACGCAAAGGCGTTGCGATGCTTAACAGCTTTAAACCTGATGTGATTATTGCGCTGGGTGGTGGTTCACCAATGGATGCGGCGAAAATCATGTGGGTGATGTACGAGCATCCAGAAGTAGCGTTTGAAGACTTGGCGTTGCGCTTTATGGACATCCGTAAACGCATCTACAAATTCCCAAAAATGGGTATCAAAGCTGAGTTGATCGCGATTCCAACGACTTCTGGTACTGGCTCGGAAGTAACGCCTTTCGCAGTTGTGACTGATGAAAAAACGGGCATGAAGTACCCAATCGCCGATTACGAATTAACGCCAAACATGGCCATTGTTGATTCGAACTTGGTCATGAATATGCCAAAATCGTTGACTGCCTTCGGTGGTATCGATGCGGTAACGCACGCACTGGAAGCCTACGTGTCAGTGTTGGCAAATGAGTTCAGCGATCCACAAGCGCTGCAAGCCTTGAAATTGCTGAAACAACACTTGCCATCTTCATACGCTAACGGCGCAAATGATCCGAAAGCGCGTGAAGGCGTACACAACGCGGCAACGATCGCTGGCGTGGCTTTTGCCAATGCATTCTTGGGTGTTTGTCACTCAATGGCGCACAAAATCGGTGCTGAATTCCACCTCGCACACGGCTTGGCCAATGCTTTGTTGATCAGCAACGTCATTCGCTACAACGCGGTTGATATTCCGACTAAACAAACTGCATTTAGTCAGTACGATCGCCCACAAGCGAAATGCCGTTATGCTGATATTGCTGAACATTTGGGCTTGCCAGGCAAAAATGATGACCAGAAAGTGGCTGCATTGATCGCTTGGGTTGATGAGTTGAAAGGCCAATTGAACATCCCAATGTCAATCAAAGATGCGGGTGTGAATGAAGCTGACTTCTTGGCTAAAGTAGATCGTATTGCGGAAGAAGCATTCGATGACCAATGTACTGGCGCAAACCCACGCTTCCCATTGATCACTGAACTGAAACAAGTCTTGCTCGATAGCTTCTACGGTCGTGAATACAAAGAAACTTACGGTCAGTAA
- a CDS encoding retropepsin-like aspartic protease family protein produces MKSTASIVIVWLLVAALIYWAFDAMILRQHNPNSIQITSQQSGDLVLKRSRDGHFRLSVLINGEPIVLMVDTGASNLTLDDAQAQRLNLSRGDTFMTQTANGSVMGYASMIETLDLGTFQLRNVPIGVIPKLGDEGLLGMNVLKNFAVQIQGDQMTIRSLSILK; encoded by the coding sequence TTGAAGTCAACCGCATCCATTGTGATAGTTTGGCTGCTTGTGGCGGCGTTGATCTACTGGGCGTTCGACGCCATGATTTTGCGCCAACACAATCCGAATAGCATTCAAATCACCTCGCAACAATCAGGTGATTTGGTGCTCAAACGTTCTCGTGACGGCCACTTTCGCCTCAGTGTACTGATCAATGGCGAGCCCATTGTGTTGATGGTGGATACCGGAGCTAGCAATCTAACCCTGGATGACGCTCAAGCGCAAAGACTTAACTTAAGTCGCGGCGATACATTTATGACCCAAACAGCCAATGGTAGCGTGATGGGTTATGCATCGATGATCGAGACGCTTGATTTAGGCACTTTTCAATTGCGCAATGTACCCATTGGCGTGATACCCAAATTAGGTGATGAGGGCTTACTGGGGATGAATGTACTGAAGAATTTTGCGGTGCAGATTCAGGGCGATCAAATGACGATTCGTTCACTTTCAATCTTGAAATAA
- the fhuB gene encoding Fe(3+)-hydroxamate ABC transporter permease FhuB, producing MKYLTLPVLLAFALLLAVFHLQMATPLELAAQWRAIGSDDLGMDSIVFKYAHLPRTVLAIFLGVAMALSGSLLQQLTQNPLASPMTLGASAGAWCAIVLGGLLLPATWHLPIEWLAMGGSLFALLLVVSLAGWRQLHGLGALLAGTAVNLLLGSVAGIAVMMNDQYSRSLLVWGAGDMAQNDWYWVGWVLPRLLPALLVLPMLCRPLQLIQLGSDAATAAGLNVARFAILTSLLALWLNGLAISAVGMIGFISLLAPALARLLGAAKPAQCLMYSAVLGVITLLAADTLAMYVSSLLPELLPSSAAAGLLGAPVLVWLCLRQKMPDRVGGALAAMKVRRRVPLPVYLFLGLALMVLCAVLGRDVQGAWTLEWPDAGLWALRWPRLLAASAAGVGLAMAGLVLQRLLNNPLASPDLLGISSGASLGMLLGMALGVSQPWLMTSAGAALVLMVLCWLAPRQSPARLVLLGVGLSSLLEAVLQFVLAQGSNDSFKLLNWLAGSTYHTNAGDALALAAWVALLGLLILPASRVLALLGLGESHARATGLNVRRARALLFLLAGLLSLAISSQFGPLAFIGLVLPQLAIQLGARKVSTQLLLASLLGATLLALADFASRTLFFPMQLPVGALGSLSCGMLLVLALLTTRRGAP from the coding sequence ATGAAATATCTAACTTTGCCCGTCTTGCTAGCGTTCGCCTTGCTGCTGGCTGTTTTTCATTTGCAGATGGCGACACCGCTAGAGCTAGCGGCGCAATGGCGTGCAATAGGTAGTGATGATCTGGGAATGGATTCGATCGTATTTAAGTACGCCCATTTGCCACGCACTGTATTGGCTATTTTTCTGGGTGTGGCGATGGCGCTATCGGGCAGTCTATTGCAGCAGCTAACGCAAAACCCGCTAGCTTCGCCGATGACGCTGGGCGCCTCTGCAGGCGCGTGGTGCGCCATTGTGTTGGGTGGTTTGCTGTTGCCAGCGACATGGCATTTGCCAATCGAATGGTTGGCGATGGGCGGCAGTTTATTCGCGCTGCTGCTCGTGGTTTCCCTGGCAGGCTGGCGACAACTACACGGACTGGGCGCTTTATTAGCGGGTACTGCGGTTAACCTGCTGTTAGGGAGCGTGGCAGGGATCGCGGTGATGATGAATGATCAATACAGTCGCTCGTTACTAGTGTGGGGCGCTGGCGATATGGCGCAGAACGACTGGTATTGGGTTGGCTGGGTACTGCCGCGGCTGTTACCTGCGCTATTGGTGCTACCTATGCTGTGCCGCCCGCTGCAATTGATCCAGCTGGGTAGTGATGCTGCCACTGCCGCAGGGCTGAATGTTGCACGTTTCGCCATACTTACCAGCCTGCTGGCACTGTGGCTGAATGGACTGGCAATTAGCGCGGTAGGGATGATCGGATTTATTAGCTTGCTGGCGCCGGCGCTGGCGCGCTTGCTTGGCGCGGCCAAACCTGCGCAATGCTTGATGTATTCAGCCGTACTTGGCGTTATCACATTATTGGCAGCCGATACCCTGGCGATGTATGTATCGAGCCTGCTTCCTGAGCTTTTACCCAGTAGTGCGGCGGCAGGCTTGCTCGGTGCGCCCGTACTGGTCTGGTTATGCTTGAGACAGAAAATGCCTGATCGGGTTGGTGGGGCGCTGGCGGCGATGAAAGTGCGGCGGCGAGTACCATTGCCTGTGTATTTATTCCTAGGGTTGGCACTGATGGTGCTCTGCGCAGTGCTTGGGCGTGACGTGCAGGGCGCTTGGACGCTGGAGTGGCCCGATGCCGGCTTGTGGGCGCTACGTTGGCCACGACTACTGGCTGCAAGTGCAGCTGGAGTGGGGCTGGCAATGGCGGGTTTAGTTTTGCAGCGCTTACTCAACAATCCCTTGGCAAGCCCCGATCTACTGGGGATTTCGTCAGGCGCTAGTCTGGGCATGTTGCTAGGAATGGCATTGGGAGTGTCGCAGCCTTGGTTAATGACCAGCGCTGGCGCGGCTTTGGTGCTAATGGTTCTGTGTTGGTTGGCGCCGCGCCAATCGCCCGCACGCTTGGTATTGCTGGGGGTAGGGCTGTCATCGCTCTTGGAGGCGGTACTGCAATTCGTGCTCGCGCAGGGAAGTAATGATAGTTTCAAGCTGCTCAACTGGCTGGCGGGCTCTACTTATCATACCAATGCGGGTGATGCGCTGGCATTGGCCGCTTGGGTGGCACTACTGGGGTTGTTGATTCTGCCCGCTAGCCGAGTGTTGGCATTGTTGGGGTTGGGTGAAAGCCATGCTCGCGCAACAGGGCTAAATGTCCGCCGTGCCCGCGCACTATTGTTTTTGCTGGCTGGGTTATTGAGCCTGGCAATTAGCAGTCAATTTGGGCCGCTAGCCTTTATTGGACTGGTGTTGCCACAATTGGCAATTCAGCTTGGCGCACGCAAAGTGAGTACGCAATTACTACTCGCCAGCCTGTTGGGCGCGACGCTGTTGGCGCTGGCTGATTTTGCCAGTCGTACATTATTTTTTCCTATGCAATTGCCAGTCGGTGCGCTGGGTTCGCTCTCGTGCGGCATGTTATTGGTACTGGCCTTGTTGACTACTCGCAGAGGTGCGCCATGA
- a CDS encoding iron-siderophore ABC transporter substrate-binding protein, giving the protein MINRFILVVACLLACTAQAGPKVIALSWESTEYLLNIGVTPQAIADRVDYDKWVVQPALPAHVLDVGSRFEPNLERIYALKPDLILIGPALSGMQSKLLKIAPTIVLDAFRTDHDNALVAEQLQRQLAIRLNRLPAHEAFLEASRRKQAELRQSIAQRFGSQPPAVCVVRFASPTTYWAYGENSMPEAALNQLGLRNACPQARSMWGLQLHKVPDLSVIGDGVLLKIMPFEREAELMRSPIWQALPVVRRDRVYTLPPVWTHGGLHSIDLLAQSIADTLTSSRN; this is encoded by the coding sequence ATGATCAATCGTTTCATTTTAGTCGTGGCATGCCTGCTAGCTTGTACAGCGCAAGCGGGGCCCAAAGTAATAGCATTAAGCTGGGAGAGTACCGAATACCTGCTCAACATTGGTGTCACCCCGCAAGCCATTGCTGATCGGGTCGATTACGATAAATGGGTGGTACAACCTGCGCTACCAGCGCACGTACTCGATGTGGGCAGTCGTTTTGAGCCCAACCTTGAGCGCATCTATGCACTCAAACCCGATCTGATCCTGATTGGCCCTGCTTTAAGTGGCATGCAATCGAAGTTACTCAAAATTGCGCCAACCATCGTGCTCGATGCCTTTCGCACAGATCACGATAATGCGCTTGTGGCCGAGCAACTGCAGCGGCAGTTGGCAATTCGGCTAAATCGGCTGCCGGCACACGAAGCTTTTTTAGAGGCGAGCCGACGTAAACAAGCTGAATTGCGTCAATCCATTGCACAACGTTTTGGTAGTCAGCCGCCGGCCGTATGTGTGGTTCGATTTGCTTCACCAACGACGTATTGGGCATATGGTGAAAATTCAATGCCCGAAGCTGCACTTAACCAGCTGGGACTACGCAATGCTTGCCCGCAAGCGCGTTCGATGTGGGGTTTGCAACTGCACAAAGTGCCTGATCTCTCCGTAATAGGCGACGGAGTACTGTTAAAAATAATGCCGTTTGAACGCGAGGCTGAGTTAATGCGCAGCCCAATCTGGCAGGCCTTGCCAGTTGTGAGACGCGACCGAGTTTACACTTTACCGCCGGTGTGGACGCATGGCGGGCTGCATTCCATTGATCTACTGGCGCAATCAATCGCCGATACACTCACTTCAAGTCGTAACTAA
- a CDS encoding ABC transporter ATP-binding protein encodes MKNSLSFHLANVNVSRQGRALLDIAQLQLPAAGLTVILGHNGSGKSTLLKLLSGQMAPDRGEVLLQGKSVTHYIPRELAKRVAYMPQQIPQPALLLVRELVELGRFAWRGWLARWQSDDQSWVSRALQQAGVAHLAGHAVDEISGGERQRVWLAMLLAQNAPLLLLDEPSSALDLAHQYQLMQLLRQQADLPDCGVIAVLHDLNLALQYADRIVALQRGRIWFDGSPSQLLAHPELAALYGIELEVLHRAGKPAVVAVV; translated from the coding sequence ATGAAAAATTCGCTTAGTTTTCACCTAGCCAATGTCAACGTTAGTCGGCAAGGGCGCGCTTTACTCGATATTGCGCAATTGCAGCTGCCCGCAGCGGGGCTCACCGTGATTCTGGGTCACAATGGCTCGGGCAAATCGACTTTACTAAAATTGCTGTCTGGGCAGATGGCGCCAGATCGAGGAGAGGTATTGCTGCAGGGGAAGTCGGTGACTCATTATATTCCGCGCGAGTTGGCCAAGCGGGTGGCATATATGCCGCAACAGATTCCGCAGCCAGCGCTGTTGCTGGTGCGCGAGTTGGTCGAGTTGGGGCGTTTTGCTTGGCGCGGCTGGTTGGCGCGTTGGCAAAGCGATGACCAGAGTTGGGTTAGTCGTGCGCTGCAGCAGGCCGGCGTGGCTCACCTAGCTGGGCATGCAGTTGATGAAATATCGGGGGGCGAGCGCCAACGAGTATGGCTGGCAATGTTGCTGGCGCAAAATGCGCCGCTATTACTGCTCGATGAGCCCAGCTCGGCACTGGATTTGGCGCACCAGTATCAGCTTATGCAGCTACTGCGCCAACAGGCTGATTTACCTGACTGCGGCGTGATTGCGGTACTACATGACCTGAATTTGGCACTGCAATACGCTGATCGGATTGTGGCGTTGCAGCGTGGGCGCATTTGGTTTGATGGCTCACCAAGCCAGTTGCTAGCGCATCCGGAGCTTGCTGCGTTGTATGGCATTGAATTGGAGGTATTGCATCGAGCCGGCAAGCCAGCGGTGGTGGCGGTGGTATGA